TTGCAGCAAGGAGAAACGGTGTTGATACATGCCGCAGCAGGGGGAGTGGGGACAATCGCCCTCCAGCTTGCGAAAATCTTCGGTGCAGCTAAAGTGATAGCCACTGCCAGCACGAAGGAAAAGTTGGAGTTGGCTAAAAAACTGGGGGCTGATGAATTAATCGATTACACGGAGGAAGGTTGGGAATTGAAGGTGCGTGAGGCAACGGGTGGTAAAGGAGTTGATGTGGCATTGGAAATGGCCGGGGGAGACATTTTCAATAAAACTTTGAAATGCTTGGCCCCATTCGGTCGTCTTGTTGTTTTTGGCAATGCCAGTCGTGAGGGTTATACGATGAACCCACAGCAATTAATGAGACGCAATCAATCCGTTGTCGGCTTCTTCCTGCCGCAAATCATGAAAAAGCCGGAATTGCTGCTGCCTAGCATTGAAGACCTTTTTTCTTACGTCGCATCAGGAAAGCTGAAGCTGACGATCGGCGGTGTTTATCCGTTCGAAAAGGCAGCCAATGCTCATGAAGAAATGAACACCCGTCAAACGACAGGAAAATTGATACTTCAGGTTAAATGATGGAAAGGGGTGATACCGAAGGAGCGGTACACCCCTTTTCACTAAAGGTTTAAAACTCAATCCGTTTCGGTGCTGACATCTTTATCGGGGTGCATAAAAGGCGGCTGGGGTTCCTTTTTTGCTTCTAACAGATCACGGTTTTCCGAGGAATTCCAGCCTATATCATTGGTAGGATGGACCCATTCGTCCCCAGCCATGATTTCGGGATCGGTATCTTCACTCCAATTTTCAAGGGGGGAGTTTTCTGATGCGTATTTACTGTCCCCGATCACGACGCCATAATCATTAACAAATGGAGCTTGTGGTTTTATGCCCGTTCCTTTAAAGCTTGGCGCGTTGATTTGATGCGGCTGCGTATCCGCGATGATGGGTGAATCCATTTTCTTGTTATTCTTCATATCCTCTCTCCCTTTTTATTGTTTACGGTTATTTTTCTCGGCTGTCCCTATATTATCCCTGAATAATTTCCCTCTTATTTACCCCATCATAAACCGTAAACTTTATTGAAAAAGGATGGATGAAAATGAAACGAAAAGCCAATGTGGATGGTGCTGTCAAAGCAAGTAAAACCCCAAAAAGAAACCAGGCTGAAAATGATTTCTCAAATGAGTTTGCAGCAGAGGAAAACCCAATGAAGGGTGCCAACCGCAATTCAAAGCAAGGCAGAAAAGGAAGAAGTTAATGGATAAGGACATGCGGCCCCAAGAGGAAAAACAGATGGGAGATCATGTACGGACTGAATTCGGAATTGAATTCAGCGGTGACATGAACGCAACCAAAATTTATGAAATATTGGCAAAAGAAAATAAAAAGCGGGAAGATAAGTAAAATAGGGACGGATCCATTTTGGATCCGTCCTTATTCTTACTATACAGAAATTCCTGATGTTGGCATTGTGAAGACCGTTGATCCATTTCCACCCGGATCGAAATGAGCAAGCATGATCGAAGGCTTTTCAGTAATGGTTCCTTCAGTCAAATAGGTTTCCAAATCAAAAGGGAGGGCCTCAAGCAATGTATGTTTGTGGATCTCCTTTTCATTAAGCCCAAGTGTTGTAAAAGAGTCTCCGAGCAGCTCGGGATAAGATAGAATGGCTTCATAAATCTCTTTCCGTCCTTGTTTATCCAACGATGATTCCCACCATGCTTTCCGTGGCTTGAATTTTTGATTGTTGAAATAATCCAATTTCATGAGACCTGTAATGGTTGCCAGTTCAGCAGAACCACGGGAAGCGAGAAACTGCTGCAGACGCCTGAATAAGTCTTCCAGTTGATGTCCGATGCGGGACCAGCCCTGTTGATCCCAATACGTACCGAAAGCTTGAAAGAAGTCGAATGGCGATGGAAAGACCGATGTAACAAGATATTCTGTCGTATGATCCATCCTATGATCATTCCAATATTTTTCGAGGACATCCTCAACTTGTTTAATCCGAACGATATCATCAAAGGATAATACATTATTGCCGAGAATTTCATAGGGAGCATGCTCACTATAAATATATTGGTGTTCATCTGCACGAATCCGCAACCCAGTCCCACGGAGCATTTTTAGGAAGCCTAGCTGCATCTCTTCGGGCCTAAGCGCGAAAACATCATTGAAGGTTTTTTTGAAGGTAAGATAATCTTCTTCAGGTAAACCGGCAATCAAATCTAAATGTTGATCTATTTTCTCCCCATCTTTGACCATCGTAACGGTACGAGTCAGTTTTTCGAAGTTTTGTCTTCGCATGACTAGGTCATTTGTCTGGTCATTCGTTGATTGTACACCAATTTCGAAACGGAATAACCCTGCTGGAGCATTGTCATTCAAGAACTGGATAACTTCCGGACGCATGATGTCTGCGGTGATTTCAAACTGGAAAACCACACCGGGATGATGCTCATCAATCAAGAATTGGAACATTTCCATCGCATAACTTCGACTGATATTGAAGGTCCGGTCAACAAATTTAATGGTCTTTGCTCCATTATTCATTAAGTACCTGATATCTTCTTTAATCTTTTCACGGTCAAAATACCTGACACCCACCTCGATGGAGGAAAGGCAAAATTGGCAGCTGAAAGGGCAGCCGCGACTAGTTTCGATATAGGTGACCCGCTTGGATAGATCACGGCGGTCTTCGTCCAAACGATAGGGAGTAGGAAGCGATTTAAGATCAACCTTACCGTTTTGTGGCTGGATGATTTTTTTTCCTTCTTCTCGATAGGCGATGCCGCCTATCCTTTTGTAATCATGTGATCCTTCAATTTCAGATAAAAGGGATTTGAATGTGACTTCACCTTCCCCAATTACGATAAAATCAGCACCGGGAATTCGATCAAGCCATTCGTTGACATCATACGTAACTTCAGGCCCTCCGAGGATGATCACTAATTCTGGATTGATTTTCTTAAGCATGGCGATGACTTTCATCGTTTCCTCTATATTCCAAATGTAGCAACTGAACCCAATGACATCGGGTTTTTTGGAATGGAGGTCACCGACTATGTTCATGATAGGATCCTTTATTGTATATTCGGCTAAATGCGCCTCGTATTCCGGCTGCGCATAAGCCTTTAAATAGCGTATCGATAGCGATGTATGGATATATTTTGCGTTAAGAGTACTAATGATAATATTCATTTGAAGAAACGCCTGTCTCCTTTCATGTACATTTCTTTTTAAGACAGTAAACACTAACGAGTAATTTTACCATAGCGCGCTCGATTTGAAAAATGAGTTACTGAAGGTCTAAGCTCTCTTGGAAACTAGATACTTGAATGATCGGTCGTACATGCAGCCTCCTGCTGTCAGCTTCTCCAATTATACAAGTGGAGCGGAAAGGGCCGGACCATGTGCAAAACTTTCTATATTTTGAGGTGAAAAATGAAAGAAACCCCGTGAATGTTAGTTTGATGTCTAACATTCACGGGGCAGTTCAAAGTTCACCTACAGGTAGAAGCGAGTATAGCTTTACCAGTACTCCTTTAAAATGCTTGTTTAATATATTCTTTCGTTCTGGACATGAACCTTTTGGTTTTCGTGGCCTTTAATTCGATTATTGGCTGGGCCAATGTGGCAATCATCTCGCTTGACAATAGGACAGTGATCAAGAAAGAGAGACAGGCGAGCATGATGAAACTTTCTGTATTACTGAAGTAGTCCTGGATGGTGCTCTCACGGAAGAAACGTATGAAGAACCCATGCAGCAAATATACGTATAAAGTTTGCTTGCCCCAGTTGGTAAAGAAATATTGTCCTCGAGGGATGAAGGATAGGAAGCTGAATACAGAAATCAGGCTCAATCCATAAAACCCAAGGCGTTTAAACATCGACACGAGTGTTGCATCTTCGAGTTCGGCATACGGCTTGGAGCCGAGAAGCCATTTATAATTGATATCGGTGTTTAAATAAAACCCGATAAATATCACTAACATGACACCAAGGGAAGCCAAACGGAATTTTGGTGTGAATAATTTTTTTAACTGGTCTTTACTTAAATGGTATCCGATCAGAAACATCGGAAAAAAAACGAACGTCCTTGAGAGACTAAGGTAATTAGAAATATTATCCATATAACCGATCAATAAAGCGATTATTAAAGATAACCCTATCCCGACGTATGGTTTTAGCTTTGAGAATCCCAGCAACATGATGTTCCAACAGAAAAGACTGATCAAGAACCAAAGCGACCATTGTGGATCAAGCAAGTCTACAGTGAGGGCTGAGCGTTGATATAAGAAATAATAATAGACGGCATATATCAATTGGAAAATGACATAAGGTAAAATCAGCTTTTTGGTGATTTTACCTAAATATCCTTTTTGATAGAATCCTTTTGCAAAGAACCCCGAAACAAGGATAAAGGCAGGCATGTGGAAGGAATAAATGGTTTTATATAAAGCGTAAATCGTTTCACTGTCATGTATATACGTATTAAGCAAATGTCCGAAGACGACAAATGCCATAAGGATGAACTTGGCATTATCAAAGAAAAAATCACGTTGTTTCATAGTTGCCTCCATTTAATTGAATTTTAAGGTAGCTAGAAAGCATTGTTATTTTTATACCCAAAGTTCGTAGTGTGGAATCATCATTTGTTAAATTTATTTTATGATTTCATTCTTAAATTAAGCTTAACGCTAAATTTTATGGGATTCAACATACGATAATTTGTCAAAATGGATAATAATGGATTTTGGTTATTGCAGGTATTTTCTTAAAAAATGCGAGGAAAATCAATATGGATGTCGAATAAATGTGGTAAGTATGGGTTTTGATAAGGGGTGTTGATAATATGAAGATCGGCTTGGAAAAAGAAACGCAATATGAAGATGAACTTAAAAAATTGAAAATACAAATTGAAGGCTTGCAGGATATCTTTCATTCAATGTCCGAGCCTTATATCAGGGTTGATGAGGATTTGAGGTTCACATTTGTCAATGATGCCGCCTGTGCCCTGCTGGAGACCACTGCAGGTAAGCTTTCCTTGATGAGGATAACGGATTTTCTCGACGTAATCCCCTTGCATATTCAGGAAGACTCCAGCTTACGGGAAAAACCGAAGGATAGGGAAAGGCAAATGATCCAGCTTCATACGGGAGACCTTAAGCAAATTGAATTTGTACCTGTAGGTCCGGTCACAGAGGGCGAGCAAATGTATCGCCTGGAAGATGTGACTTTGGATCTATCTGCAACCCGGGAAAAATGTATGTCAAG
This genomic stretch from Peribacillus muralis harbors:
- a CDS encoding quinone oxidoreductase family protein gives rise to the protein MRAIQFKEYGGPDVLKMTDTERPVPTGHEVLIEIDCVGVNYADTARREGQYVVPTPLPFIPGAEVAGVVVEVGGKVTKIKPGTRVVSLIESGGYSEYALSDEFSVIPLPDAISFHEAAALPLQGLSAYHILKTMGRLQQGETVLIHAAAGGVGTIALQLAKIFGAAKVIATASTKEKLELAKKLGADELIDYTEEGWELKVREATGGKGVDVALEMAGGDIFNKTLKCLAPFGRLVVFGNASREGYTMNPQQLMRRNQSVVGFFLPQIMKKPELLLPSIEDLFSYVASGKLKLTIGGVYPFEKAANAHEEMNTRQTTGKLILQVK
- a CDS encoding DUF3905 domain-containing protein, which encodes MKNNKKMDSPIIADTQPHQINAPSFKGTGIKPQAPFVNDYGVVIGDSKYASENSPLENWSEDTDPEIMAGDEWVHPTNDIGWNSSENRDLLEAKKEPQPPFMHPDKDVSTETD
- a CDS encoding B12-binding domain-containing radical SAM protein; translated protein: MNIIISTLNAKYIHTSLSIRYLKAYAQPEYEAHLAEYTIKDPIMNIVGDLHSKKPDVIGFSCYIWNIEETMKVIAMLKKINPELVIILGGPEVTYDVNEWLDRIPGADFIVIGEGEVTFKSLLSEIEGSHDYKRIGGIAYREEGKKIIQPQNGKVDLKSLPTPYRLDEDRRDLSKRVTYIETSRGCPFSCQFCLSSIEVGVRYFDREKIKEDIRYLMNNGAKTIKFVDRTFNISRSYAMEMFQFLIDEHHPGVVFQFEITADIMRPEVIQFLNDNAPAGLFRFEIGVQSTNDQTNDLVMRRQNFEKLTRTVTMVKDGEKIDQHLDLIAGLPEEDYLTFKKTFNDVFALRPEEMQLGFLKMLRGTGLRIRADEHQYIYSEHAPYEILGNNVLSFDDIVRIKQVEDVLEKYWNDHRMDHTTEYLVTSVFPSPFDFFQAFGTYWDQQGWSRIGHQLEDLFRRLQQFLASRGSAELATITGLMKLDYFNNQKFKPRKAWWESSLDKQGRKEIYEAILSYPELLGDSFTTLGLNEKEIHKHTLLEALPFDLETYLTEGTITEKPSIMLAHFDPGGNGSTVFTMPTSGISV
- a CDS encoding acyltransferase family protein, with translation MKQRDFFFDNAKFILMAFVVFGHLLNTYIHDSETIYALYKTIYSFHMPAFILVSGFFAKGFYQKGYLGKITKKLILPYVIFQLIYAVYYYFLYQRSALTVDLLDPQWSLWFLISLFCWNIMLLGFSKLKPYVGIGLSLIIALLIGYMDNISNYLSLSRTFVFFPMFLIGYHLSKDQLKKLFTPKFRLASLGVMLVIFIGFYLNTDINYKWLLGSKPYAELEDATLVSMFKRLGFYGLSLISVFSFLSFIPRGQYFFTNWGKQTLYVYLLHGFFIRFFRESTIQDYFSNTESFIMLACLSFLITVLLSSEMIATLAQPIIELKATKTKRFMSRTKEYIKQAF